The Danio rerio strain Tuebingen ecotype United States chromosome 10, GRCz12tu, whole genome shotgun sequence genome contains a region encoding:
- the LOC137490401 gene encoding zinc finger BED domain-containing protein 5-like, with protein sequence MKPSKVKRHLQQKHPNEAEKSTDYFKHQEMCLARQASLFRQQASVPERCLKASYLASLHIARAKKPHTVGEALLLSATKDIVKELFGEEAARKIDCVPLSDNTVGRRISEMADDISSQLLEQLQASEYFSLQLDESTDIANQAQLMVYVRFLGKDTFIEELLFCKPLEGRTTGQDICNMMDQFMTDNSVDWSRCIGVCTDGAAAMTGKHSGVVTLIKEKAPNVVGTHCMLHREALVAKRIEDDLHQVLKDVIRTVNYVKSRPLKHRLFRLLCKEMGADYEGLLLHSEVRWLSRGAVLSRVYALRKELREFLSDENLELAKCFKDDTWILKLSCMADFFQHLSFLNQSMQGHNVHILNAQDKVRAFTQKLSLWESKLEEGVTEMFPLYNQERISTTADNITPIIQSHLSHLQGYFKQYFPDLNNNHLDFVRDPFAPGVGTYLDLAAKEQLIDLSNDGGRKTRFPSLPLSEFWMSVREDYPMLSEKAIKCLLPFATTYLCEAGFSALKVLQSKHRARLEVESDMRLALTKMKPRYDKLCRSHQAHPSH encoded by the coding sequence ATGAAACCATCCAAGGTCAAACGTCATCTACAGCAAAAACATCCCAATGAGGCAGAAAAATCGACAGACTATTTCAAACATCAGGAGATGTGTTTGGCCCGGCAGGCCAGTCTTTTTCGGCAGCAAGCATCAGTCCCTGAGAGGTGTTTAAAAGCGTCATATTTGGCATCACTTCACATCGCGCGTGCTAAGAAGCCGCACACAGTAGGCGAAGCATTGCTATTATCAGCTACCAAAGACATCGTCAAAGAGTTATTTGGAGAGGAAGCGGCACGGAAGATAGATTGTGTGCCTTTGTCAGATAACACAGTAGGCAGACGCATAAGTGAGATGGCCGATGATATTTCGTCACAACTTTTAGAACAGCTGCAAGCCAGTGAATACTTTTCACTGCAGTTGGACGAAAGTACTGATATAGCAAATCAAGCGCAGCTAATGGTCTACGTGCGTTTTCTCGGTAAGGACACATTTATTGAGGAACTTCTCTTCTGTAAACCCCTTGAAGGCAGAACCACAGGTCAGGACATATGTAATATGATGGATCAGTTCATGACGGACAATTCTGTAGACTGGTCTCGGTGTATTGGAGTGTGTACTGACGGTGCTGCCGCTATGACCGGGAAGCACAGCGGCGTCGTGACTCTGATCAAAGAGAAAGCTCCCAACGTCGTTGGCACACACTGCATGCTTCACCGTGAGGCTCTCGTGGCCAAGCGCATTGAAGATGACTTGCATCAAGTGTTGAAGGATGTAATAAGAACTGTGAACTATGTAAAATCGCGCCCATTGAAACACAGACTCTTCCGTTTACTCTGCAAAGAAATGGGTGCAGATTACGAGGGTTTGCTGCTCCACTCAGAGGTGCGCTGGCTTTCCCGCGGCGCCGTGTTAAGTCGCGTGTACGCGCTACGCAAAGAGCTGAGAGAGTTTCTCTCCGATGAAAACCTAGAACTTGCCAAATGTTTTAAAGATGACACTTGGATACTGAAGTTGTCATGCATGGCAGATTTTTTCCAGCATCTTAGTTTCCTCAATCAGAGCATGCAAGGGCACAATGTTCACATACTGAACGCACAAGACAAGGTGCGTGCATTCACGCAAAAATTGTCACTGTGGGAAAGCAAACTGGAAGAAGGAGTAACAGAAATGTTTCCTCTCTACAACCAGGAGCGCATCTCCACCACTGCAGACAACATAACACCCATAATTCAGTCTCACCTGTCACATCTTCAGGGCTATTTTAAACAGTATTTCCCTGATTTGAACAATAACCACCTTGACTTTGTCAGGGACCCGTTTGCACCAGGGGTTGGCACTTATCTGGATCTGGCAGCCAAGGAGCAACTGATTGACTTGTCAAATGATGGTGGGAGAAAAACAAGGTTCCCATCTCTTCCTCTATCAGAGTTTTGGATGTCTGTGAGAGAGGACTACCCTATGTTGTCAGAGAAGGCAATAAAATGTCTTTTACCTTTTGCCACAACTTATTTGTGTGAAGCTGGATTTTCAGCACTAAAAGTACTTCAGTCAAAGCACAGAGCCCGTCTGGAGGTTGAAAGTGACATGCGTCTGGCTCTCACTAAAATGAAGCCACGTTATGACAAACTATGTAGAAGCCATCAAGCTCATCCGTCCCATTAG
- the or41a3 gene encoding odorant receptor 108-1 → MQNINSSIIQPAGFYIVALSSVPYSNVYVMFLTVLYVITVICNVFLMSIIVYDQRLHVPKFMAVGNLAVVDLILSTSLVPGMIKIYIVLDNFMPFKLCLVQMYTYYTFLELETLSLCILSYDRFIAICFPLRHESINTNTRMTYIICVSWFLSFSISLYGTLSIPALSFCGSLQVNSYFCDYAPVLRVACSNTTSQWNFATILSILFLAVPLCFIFLTYMFILYAVFRMNNNQRRFKALATCTEHLILVSLYFFPIAIIFSLGFFGVIINPSVRTVCLSLSSVLPPCANPVIYSLKTKEIRSKIVSLLNLRLSVHPLKNVH, encoded by the coding sequence ATGCAAAACATCAACAGCTCCATCATACAGCCTGCAGGATTTTACATTGTCGCATTGAGTTCAGTGCCTTACAGTAATGTCTATGTCATGTTCCTCACCGTGCTGTATGTGATCACAGTCATATGCAATGTCTTTCTGATGTCCATTATTGTCTATGATCAGCGTCTGCATGTGCCAAAGTTCATGGCTGTTGGTAATCTGGCTGTGGTTGATCTTATTCTCAGCACTTCTCTGGTGCCTGGCATGATTAAGATTTACATCGTTCTTGACAATTTTATGCCGTTCAAGCTGTGTCTTGTGCAAATGTACACTTACTATACGTTTTTAGAGCTAGAGACACTTTCCCTGTGTATTCTCTCTTATGACCGGTTCATTGCCATCTGCTTTCCTTTAAGACACGAATCCATAAACACAAACACCAGAATGACTTATATTATCTGTGTAAGCTGGTTCCTTTCTTTTAGTATATCACTATACGGCACTTTATCCATCCCAGCTCTCTCATTCTGTGGCTCTCTCCAGGTCAACAGCTATTTTTGTGATTACGCTCCTGTTTTAAGAGTTGCTTGCAGCAACACGACATCTCAGTGGAACTTTGCCACTATATTATCTATACTCTTTTTGGCTGTacctttgtgttttattttcctgACATATATGTTTATTCTGTATGCTGTATTCAGAATGAATAACAATCAGCGCCGGTTTAAGGCTCTGGCCACATGCACTGAGCACCTCATTTTAGTGTCTCTATACTTTTTTCCTATTGCGATTATCTTCAGCCTTGGATTTTTTGGAGTCATTATAAACCCGAGTGTAAGAACAGTGTGTTTGTCTTTGTCATCTGTTCTCCCACCCTGCGCAAATCCCGTTATCTACTCACTGAAAACTAAGGAGATTCGAAGCAAGATTGTTTCTTTATTAAACCTGAGATTGTCTGTTCATCCtcttaaaaatgtacattaa